From a single Thermoanaerobacter uzonensis DSM 18761 genomic region:
- a CDS encoding VirB4 family type IV secretion system protein, whose product MLKLKKDKEKAVKEESPLFSRVPTVVEMISPDGYLIEKDYLRVGKKFFRLYALLDFPQAVYVGWLEDVKLLGSVDVSVHIAPVDARDAVNQLTKKITQYQSQYMLDEQKGSIYELGILRKAVQDLEGLRENIQMNRDKLYYVTVIVSVSADSLEELEKSSKILEEVLAGKSIRARRMFLRQGEAFKSFVPILENHCEDLSRNFNTGAAASLFPFASPEFSHKKGIPLGVNLFTGSPVIFDNFIGPPFMTNYNLGIFATSGAGKSFLVKLLSMRGALLGIKTVFVDPDREYNRLVQKMGGSIVKVSTDAENIINPFDLEEEEDESGAKYVDIIQKIAEIKALVGMIVEGVMKDRISAEELAAVEEAVREEYEARGINKDPGSLYVENAVEDGAFYFKKKKEMPTLSSFVERLKKNPRGERIAAVLKPFLRGGTLGIFDGQTNVSLKDAYLVNFDIFDIKDQFLRTYAMYVITNWVWEKFVKKDVKQKKRVVVDEAWMFMKYKDTAYFLENLSRRARKRNTSLTAASQSFVEFSNSPEGKAVLTNLAAVFLMKQAPTDIDSVQEVFHLSQGEREFLTSCGVGEALFLVVRNKTAVKVVASDYEKSLISTNPNE is encoded by the coding sequence GTGCTGAAGCTTAAAAAGGATAAAGAAAAAGCTGTTAAGGAAGAATCACCGCTTTTTAGTAGAGTCCCTACGGTTGTGGAAATGATTTCACCTGACGGCTACCTAATAGAAAAAGACTATTTAAGGGTGGGTAAAAAGTTTTTCAGACTATATGCACTCTTAGATTTCCCGCAGGCTGTCTATGTGGGGTGGCTGGAGGATGTGAAGCTTCTCGGTAGTGTTGATGTGTCAGTCCACATTGCACCTGTTGATGCGAGAGATGCTGTAAACCAGCTCACAAAAAAGATTACTCAGTACCAGTCTCAGTACATGCTGGATGAGCAGAAAGGCAGTATATATGAGCTTGGGATTTTAAGAAAAGCGGTGCAGGACCTTGAAGGACTGAGAGAAAACATACAGATGAACAGAGATAAGCTCTACTATGTTACAGTCATTGTTTCAGTTTCTGCGGATTCGCTTGAAGAGCTCGAGAAGAGCTCAAAAATTCTGGAAGAGGTTCTGGCAGGCAAAAGCATAAGAGCAAGAAGAATGTTTCTGAGGCAGGGCGAAGCTTTTAAAAGCTTTGTGCCGATTTTAGAAAATCACTGTGAAGATCTTTCAAGAAATTTTAATACAGGTGCTGCTGCATCACTTTTTCCTTTTGCATCTCCAGAGTTTTCCCACAAGAAGGGGATACCGCTTGGAGTAAATCTTTTTACTGGAAGTCCTGTAATTTTTGACAACTTCATAGGTCCACCTTTTATGACAAACTACAACCTGGGGATATTCGCAACCTCCGGAGCAGGCAAGTCTTTTTTGGTTAAGCTTCTGTCTATGAGAGGGGCGCTTTTAGGTATAAAAACAGTTTTTGTTGACCCTGATAGGGAGTACAACCGTCTTGTGCAGAAGATGGGAGGAAGTATTGTTAAGGTAAGCACAGATGCAGAAAATATAATTAATCCCTTTGACCTTGAAGAAGAGGAAGATGAGAGTGGAGCAAAGTATGTGGATATAATTCAAAAAATAGCCGAGATAAAGGCTTTGGTTGGAATGATAGTGGAAGGAGTTATGAAGGACAGGATTTCAGCAGAGGAATTAGCGGCTGTTGAGGAAGCAGTAAGGGAGGAGTATGAGGCAAGAGGAATAAATAAAGACCCGGGCTCTTTATATGTAGAAAATGCTGTGGAGGATGGGGCATTTTACTTTAAGAAGAAAAAAGAAATGCCTACCCTGTCGAGCTTTGTTGAAAGGCTTAAGAAAAATCCAAGAGGAGAAAGAATTGCTGCTGTTTTGAAGCCTTTTTTGAGGGGCGGCACCCTGGGCATATTTGATGGACAGACAAATGTTTCGTTGAAAGATGCATATCTTGTTAATTTTGATATATTCGACATAAAAGACCAGTTTTTAAGGACATATGCCATGTATGTCATAACAAACTGGGTGTGGGAGAAGTTTGTGAAGAAGGATGTGAAGCAGAAGAAAAGGGTTGTGGTGGATGAGGCATGGATGTTTATGAAGTACAAAGATACGGCATATTTTCTGGAGAATTTGTCAAGAAGGGCGAGAAAGAGAAACACTTCTCTTACTGCTGCGAGTCAGTCCTTTGTAGAATTTTCAAATTCGCCAGAGGGAAAAGCGGTTTTAACGAATTTAGCAGCAGTATTTTTGATGAAGCAGGCACCGACCGACATAGATTCAGTGCAGGAGGTGTTTCACCTGTCACAGGGTGAAAGGGAGTTTTTAACCTCCTGCGGGGTTGGTGAAGCTTTATTTCTGGTGGTCAGGAACAAGACTGCCGTTAAGGTGGTGGCAAGTGATTATGAAAAAAGCCTCATATCGACAAATCCAAATGAGTAG
- a CDS encoding PrgI family protein, which yields MRMFEVPIQLEREEKIFGGSFSVRQMIFVITGIGIGAVFFVRFFAKDLFAAVTLWSLFSAVGAFTAFFKKDDIEIDKYAVMYLRFLLSQKEYPFIGGGK from the coding sequence ATGAGAATGTTTGAGGTGCCTATTCAGTTAGAAAGAGAAGAAAAAATATTTGGTGGAAGTTTTTCGGTTAGACAGATGATATTTGTTATTACAGGAATTGGAATTGGAGCAGTATTTTTTGTAAGGTTCTTTGCAAAAGATTTATTTGCTGCTGTAACTCTCTGGAGCCTTTTTTCAGCTGTTGGAGCATTTACGGCTTTTTTTAAAAAAGATGATATAGAAATAGATAAGTATGCCGTAATGTATTTGAGATTTTTGCTTTCGCAAAAGGAGTATCCCTTCATTGGAGGTGGAAAATGA
- a CDS encoding pilin encodes MNGITPVGEAQISAFLWKIANFVMDVGIVVAVIFIAVNGYRFYTSGHNPSRRTEAMMGLFWSILGGIVVVGAKFFAGVILGFKPQ; translated from the coding sequence ATGAATGGAATTACACCTGTTGGTGAGGCACAAATAAGTGCATTTTTGTGGAAAATTGCAAACTTCGTAATGGATGTAGGCATTGTTGTAGCAGTAATTTTTATTGCAGTAAATGGATACAGGTTTTATACTTCAGGGCATAACCCCAGCAGGAGAACAGAAGCAATGATGGGGCTTTTCTGGTCTATATTAGGAGGTATAGTGGTTGTTGGTGCAAAATTTTTCGCAGGTGTAATACTTGGGTTTAAACCCCAGTAA
- a CDS encoding DUF7768 domain-containing protein, whose translation MSKFVYICHPYSANPAANRVKFDKIFRFIRNNFKEVVPFSPVHAFSEFYDDRKEEDRKEVLKLCTDVLKKCDEVWVFGNWESSEGCRLEVKTAEESGIKIKFFNDEEVGL comes from the coding sequence TTGAGTAAGTTTGTGTATATCTGTCACCCTTACAGCGCTAATCCTGCAGCAAATAGGGTTAAGTTTGATAAAATTTTTAGGTTCATAAGAAACAACTTCAAAGAAGTAGTGCCGTTTTCTCCTGTCCATGCATTTAGCGAGTTTTATGATGACAGAAAGGAGGAGGATAGGAAGGAGGTGCTGAAGCTGTGTACGGATGTTTTAAAAAAGTGCGATGAAGTATGGGTATTCGGTAACTGGGAGAGCAGTGAAGGCTGCAGGCTTGAGGTTAAAACTGCTGAAGAGAGTGGGATTAAAATAAAATTTTTTAATGATGAGGAGGTAGGCTTATGA